From a region of the Mycobacteroides saopaulense genome:
- a CDS encoding TetR/AcrR family transcriptional regulator — protein MPTPRRTQEERSAAMQARLLEATIDCLVEFGYSGTTTSRIASRAGVTRGALIHHFQSKSELMAESVRHLAFKRTQAVLEELMAMDQSADPIERYLDVLWRIHQGPLFVAVVELLIAARTEPDLRVHLDQFEKMVLHNLSALNVLDDDDPISSKDRRDFGLLAMDIIRGLLISSLTASQETRDRRWSRAKEMLELRLRGPAPAAQKQTAL, from the coding sequence ATGCCCACGCCGCGACGCACTCAGGAGGAGCGTTCGGCGGCGATGCAGGCCCGGTTGCTTGAAGCGACCATCGACTGCCTCGTCGAGTTCGGGTACTCCGGCACCACCACCTCGCGCATCGCAAGCCGGGCCGGTGTCACCCGCGGCGCGTTGATCCATCATTTCCAGTCCAAGTCGGAGCTGATGGCCGAATCGGTGCGACACCTCGCATTCAAGCGGACCCAGGCCGTGCTCGAAGAGCTGATGGCGATGGACCAGTCCGCCGACCCGATCGAGCGCTATCTCGACGTGCTATGGCGGATTCATCAGGGGCCGCTGTTCGTCGCGGTGGTCGAATTGCTCATCGCAGCGCGGACCGAGCCGGATCTGCGGGTGCACCTGGACCAGTTCGAAAAGATGGTGCTGCACAATCTGTCGGCGCTCAACGTGCTGGACGATGACGACCCGATCTCGTCCAAAGATCGGCGTGACTTCGGCCTGCTTGCCATGGACATCATTCGCGGTCTGTTGATCAGCAGCCTGACCGCTTCCCAGGAAACTCGTGATCGCCGCTGGTCCCGGGCCAAGGAGATGCTGGAGCTGCGGCTTCGCGGCC